Genomic DNA from Halobaculum sp. MBLA0147:
CCGGGTCGTCGGGCGAGCGGCTCCGGTGGGCTTTTGCCCGGACCGCGCGCCTCCCCGAACATGGACGGAGCCGACGGAGCGAGCGACGACGGGGTGAGTGGCGACGAGACGACGGATCACGAGGCGCCCGGCGCGAGTGCGAACGAGGGAGCACCCGACGAGACGACGGACGGAGAGTCGTCGGAGGGACTCACCTACGCGGCGGCGGGCGTCGACATCGCGGAGAGCGAGGCGGCGACGGCGGCGCTGGTCGACGCCGTCGGCGGACCGGGGACGGACGGCGACTACGCCGGCCTCGTGGAGGTCGGCGACCACTACCTCGGGCTCGCGACGGACGGCGTCGGGACGAAACTGCTCGTCGCTCGCGCGCTCGCCGACTACTCGACCATCGGCATCGACTGCATCGCGATGAACGTCAACGACCTCGTGGCGGCGGGCGTCGACCCGGTCGCGTTCGTCGACTACCTCGCCGTCGAGGAGCCAGACGACGACGTGGCCGCCCAGATCGGCGCGGGACTCCGCGAGGGTGCCGACCGCGCCGGCGTCTCGCTGCTCGGCGGCGAGACCGCCGTGATGCCGGACGTGATCACGGATCTGGACCTCGCGGGCACCTGCGCGGGGTTCACGCCGCAGGACGCCGTCTTCCCGGGCACGGCCCAGCCGGGCGACGCACTCGTCGGGTGGGCCTCGACGGGCATCCACTCGAACGGCCTCACGCTCGCCCGCGAGGCGGTCACCCGCGAGCACGCCTACGAGGACCCGTGTCCGTTCGGCGACTACGACACGCTCGGCGAGGCGCTCTTGGAGCCGACGGCGATCTACACGGATCTCTTGGAGCCGATGCGAGCCCACGGCGTCCACGCCGCCGCCCACGTCACCGGCGGTGGGTGGACGAACCTCGAGCGACTCGGCACGTACCGGTACGAGGTCACCGACCCGTGGCCCGCACAGCCGGTCTTCGAGTTCGTACAGGAGGCGGGGAACGTCTCCGACGAGGAGATGCACCGGACGTTCAACGTCGGGACCGGGTTCGTCGCCGCACTCCCCGCCGACCGCGCCGAGTCGCTGGCCGCCGATACGGACGGACGTGTGATCGGCCGCGTGACCGAAGGCGACGCGGTCGCGATCCGCGGGCTGGAGTTGTAGGTCCCGGCACGACCCGGCACAGACCGACCTGGATAGCAGGGTGGTCCGTTCCTCGCGAGTTACCCCATCGAGACGTAGGTCTTGGTCTCCTCGACGCCCGCGATGTCGTGGATCGCGCTCGCGACGGTCTCCATCACCTCGTACATCTCCGCGGTCTCGACCTCCACGATCACGTCGAAGTCACCCGCGACGACGTGGGTCTCCGTCACCGCCGCCATCTCGTCGATCCGATCCGTCACCGCCTCCACCTCCCCGGTGGCTGTCTTCACCATCACGAACGCGCTGACCATGCGACAGAGTACCACGGGTACTATCAAAAGCGTTCCCCCCGGCTCGCGGCGACGGACTCCCGGACTGCGTGGGGGTGCTCCGACCGCCGCGGTCGGCTCTGGGGTCGCGTGGACAACCCTTTTAGTGAGACCTGTCGTACGCACGCCGTATGCGATTCATCGTCATCGGGGCCGGACGGGTCGGCCTGCGGACGGCCCGCGTGTTGCGCGAGGAGGGACACGACGTGACCCTCGTGGAAGCCGACGAGGACCGGGCGGCCCGGGCCGAGACGGACGGGTTCGAGGTGATCGTCGGTGACGGCTCCCGCGAGGACCTGTTGGTCGAGGCGGGCGTCGAGTCGGCTGACGCCGTGGGTGCGCTCACGGGTGACCTGAACACCAACTTCGCGGCCTGTCTCGTCGCCAAACACCACGGCTGTCGCACCGTGATGCGCATCGACGAGGACTACCGCGAGGGCATCTACCAGAAGTACGCCGAGGAGGTCGACGAGATCGTCTACCCCGAGCGTCTCGGCGCCATCGGCGCGAAGAACGCCCTCCTGGGTGGGAACCTCCGTGCCATCGCTGACGTGGCCGAACACCTCCAGGTGGTCCTGTTCACCATCACCGACGACACCCCGATGAAGGGGTACAACCTCTCGGAGGTCACCCTCCCGTCGGAGGCCCGCATCCTCGCGTTCGGCAAGGCCGGCGAGTCGATGGGCATCCCACTGCCGGACGACTCTCTGGAGACGGGCGACCGCGTCGCCGTCCTGGCGGACTTCGAGGTGCTCGGTGACGTCCGCCAGCTCCTGTTGGGTGAGGGCGACGAGACGGCAGAGACCGCCGTCGCCGTCGAGGGAGGTGGTGAGGCGTGACCGTCACCGCCTACGTGATGGTGAAGTCGAACACCGGCGAGGCCGACCGCGTGAAGGAGGCGCTGGCCGACCTGGAGGACGTGACGGAGGCGCACATCGTCGCGGGCGACGTGGACTTCATCGCGAAGGTCGTCACGGAGTCGCCCGGCGACGTGAAACGCGTCGCCGCCGGCGCGATCCAGGACATCCGCGGCGTCGAGCGGACCCAGACGTACATCGCGATGGACTAACACCGACCTTTTTCACTCCTCGGGTGGCGCGCGGGGCGCGCCACCCGAGGAAAAAAGCTCGATCAAAAAGGGCCGCGAGCGCGCCGTCCGGCGCGCTCGCGGTGGATTGCGGTGCCGCGACCGCACCGCAACCGCCCCGTCACTGCACCGCACCACCACCGCCCCGCGACCGCGACCGCCCCGCTCCCGCGACCGCACCGCAACCGCCCCGTCACTGCACCGCACCACCACCGCCCCGCGACCGCGACCGCCCCGCTCCCGCGACCGCACCGCAACCGCCCCGTCACCGCACTGCACCACCACCGCCCCGCGACCGCACCGCAACCGCCCCGTCACCGCACCGCACCACCACCGCCCCGCTCCCGCGACCGCCCCGCCACCCAACGTGCTACTGCGGGCGCACGGACACCGAGAGGTCGTCGGACTCCACCTCGACGACGACCGGCCCCACCGGTGGACAGCCGGGCCACGTGTACGACTCCGACAACTCGCCGCTCGTCATACGCGACTCGTACCCCGACGCCGGCGGCACCACACCACGACTCCGCACCCGCCCGCCCGCCGGCACCGACAGCGTCCGCCGGACCCGCTCGACGCTCCCACCACCTCCGGCGGTGTCTCCGGGCTCGTCGGTCCCTCTCGATCCCGGCTCGCCGCCGCCGATGTCGACGGCGACCCGTCTGTCTGCGTTCGTCCGGTTCGCGACCACCAGGTCGCGCCAGATCCTGTCACAGAGGAATCGCGGATCGGGGTCGAGCCTCACGTCCAACGTCCGGTCGGCCACCGCCTGCCAGGCGTACGTCTCGACGACACCCCGCGCCGCAACTCGCACCCCCACCGCCGGTCCGTCCGGATCGAGCGGGAGTCGCACTCGACTCCGCTCGGGGACGCGCAGCGTCACGGACCGCTCGTCGTCGCCGTCGGCGCCGCCGCTCCCGTCGACCGTCGCCAGTCGAACCGTCGTCGCCTCACCGGAGTTGGCGAGCGCGAGCCGCGTCCGTCTCCGCTCGTCTGCCACGAGCGAGGCGGCACCGTCGATCAGCCGCCGTGCCGCCGGTCCCGCGTACCGCGCCACCCCGCGGAGTCCCGCGCCGAACTCGACCAGGAAGTCACCCGTGTCCGGTCCCACGCGCCACGTCGCCGTCAGCGACGACGCCGTCTCCTCGGATCGGGGTCGCTCCGTCGTCGCCCGGACCGTGTACTCGCCCGGTGCGAGGATCGGCCGCCCGACGGCACCACCGCCAGGGCCAGGAATCGCCGGTGTGCGGCGGAACACGCGCTCGCCGTCGCGCAGGAGTTCGACCCGGATCGTCCGGCGGCCGAGTCGGCGGTTGGCGACGAACAGGCGACGACGGCGCGCGAGCGCGTCCGTCGCCGTCTCCCCGTACGCGTCGGTCTCGCGCGGCGTCGGACTCCCCTGCAACGCCGGGTTCACCGTCTCCGCCTCGTCGCCGCCCGGCGCACCCGCGTCGACGGCGCCACACCCTGCCGTCGATCCGGCAGCCGCAGCCCCGAGTGCCGCGAGCAGACGCCGTCGTGACCACCGTCTCATCTGTCGATCTCTCGGGCGGCCAGCGGCTTCACTCCTCCGGGGGAGCACCCCGGTCGGATCGGGAGCGCTCCGGAGCACCCGCGAGTGGCGGGGAGATCGGACGCCGACGCCACGACTCCCGAACCCACAGTGTCACAGCCGTCGGAGTCCGACGAAGTACGCCGGGGAACTCCCCCACCGCCGCTGGAACCCGGTCTCGTAGGCGAACAGTCGCTCCCACGCACCTGCACGCTGGAACCGACGCGTCACCTCCTCGGGTGTGATCCCGTACGTCGGCCGCGGTGCCGACCGCCGGTCCCCGAGGACACAGAACAGCCCGTCGCGCGGGACGAGGTCGGTGAGTGTCTCCGCCAACCGGTCCCGCTCCCAGGTGTCGAACACGTGGAACGTCGCGGAGTCCAACACGGTCCGGAACTGGAACCCGCTCTCGACGAGCGTGCCGAGCGCGAGCGCGTCCAACCGCAGGAACGGGGTGTCGACCCCGCGACCGGCGGCACGGCGGCGCGCCTCCGCGACCGCACGTCCGGAGATGTCGATCCCGAGCACCTCGTACCCCAGGCGTGCGAGGTAAATCGACAGCTCGCCGGTGCCACACCCCAGGTCGAGGACGGGCGAGCGGACCAGCCCCCGTTCGGTCAGCCACCGGAACGGCGCCTGTGGGTAGCCCACGTCCCAGTTGGGCACCGTCAGGTACGCCTCGTCGTAGACGGCCCGCATCGGCTCCGACCGCGGGACGGGCTCACCGTCGTCCCACGACCCGACACTCCGTGTCACTCTCGTCGTCTCGGGGCGCCGGGGCTTCAAACTGGTGTCGTCGGGGACATCGTCGGTGTGACACGCGTCACTCGACCACGACACGGTGGGAGGCCGCGGCCAGTCACCAGAACTGCTGGGTACGGGCGTACTGCCGTTCTTGCTCCAGCAGGTCGCGGTAGAACTCGTCTTCGTCCTCGCGGAGCTTCCCGATCACGCGGGCGGCGTTCGTCGGGCCGACGCCGCGAGCGGCGAGCGCGATCACCGCCTGCTGGCCGTGCGCCTGCACGAGGTTCGCCGCGCGGTGAGCACGCTGGGTGCGCCGGTGTTGCTCGTCGTCTTTCTCGTCGGCCCGCACGGCGGCGACGGTCTCGTCGTCCCAGGGGTTCAACGCCGCGATCCGCGTGGACCCACACGCCGGACAGGTCGGCTCGTCGCTCACGCTCCCGACCGTCCGCTCGCTGCGCCACTCCGTACAGTGGACACACAAGAGGATCACCCGATCCGACAACACCCTGTCTTTCAGCGTCTCGATCACCGAGGCGTCCGCGTTCTCCGGCACGAGCAACTCCCGCCCAGAGGAGCGTCCGCCGGTGCCGATCGGTGTGTGGTCTCTGGCCGCGGCCACGTCCACGTCCCCGGACTGGATCCGTTCGAGCAACGCGGCCGTCTCCGCGGTCGCCAACTCCGTGTGGAACACCTCCCGGACCGCCTCGTCGAACACCGGCGTGTCCTCCAGCGCCGCCAGCAGTCGGTCGCCGCCGAAGCGTCTGTCCGCGTCGTAGCGCTTGAGCGCGCCGAACTTCGCGGCGACGTGTGCGAGGGTGAACTTCAGCGTGTCCGAGTTCTTCAGCGCCAACTCCAACAACCCCTCGACGTGGTTCGGGTCCGTCTCTTCGAGAATCTCGATCACCGTCCCCGGGTCCGTCCGGGAGGGCACCTCCAACTCCACGCGGTACGGGTCCGCCTCCATCCCCACGGAAGAGCCGGTGCGCTGCCCGATCAGTGCCGAGAGCAGTCGGCCGAGTGTGCGGTTCACCTCGTGGCCGTACGGACTGTTCACCACGATTTCGCGACCACGCCCCTCGACGACGAGTCTGTTCGCCGTCGGCACCGGAGCACCCGCCGCGGCGTGGCGCTGGATCTGTTCGAGGCCGACCGCGGCGGTGTGTTCGTCCGTCGGGTACCGCGCGGTGAACTCCCGTGCGACCGTCTCCGTCGCGGCCCCGCGCTCGAACTGCGGGGCCGCGACCGAGCGCATCTCCCCCACCTCGTTGGCGACGCCGGCAGGCACCGGGATCTCCTGGCCGGTCCACGACGGGACCTCGCCGGCCGGGTCCTCGATGGGCGCGACGTTGACCCGCGCCTCCTCGTCGTCCACGTCGTTGATCCGCCACATCTCCCCGCGCTGGATGAACGCCTCGCCCGGCTCCGCGAAGTTGACGACGAACCGCTCGTCGAGGGTGCCGACCTGCCGCCGCGCGGAGATGTCGTACACCTCGTACGTCTCCTCGTCGGGGATCATCGAGAGGTTGCGGTAGAAGTACTGCCACGTCCCGCCGCTCGTCTCGATCCGGTCGCGCTCCTCGTCGAGCCACACCACCCGGTTGCCGTCGAGTTCCCGCACCACCTCGCGGAACTGCGCGGGCGCGAGCTCGCGGAACGGGTACGCGTCCGTCACCAACTCGTAGGCCGCCCGCGCGTCGACGCCGTCCTCGCGGTCCATCACGATCCCGACGACCTGGTTGGCGACCACGTCGAGACTCCCGTGGTGGATCCCGGCCGTCTCCACCTCGCCCGCGACCGCCCGGCGCGCGATCGCCAGCGCCTCCAGCGTGTCGTCCGGGTGGTCCGTGACGATCGTCCCGGTGGACACCTCGTCACGGCGGTGGCCCGCACGCCCGACGCGCTGGAGCAGTCGCGTCACCTCCCGCGGGGAGTTGTACTGGACGACGTGGTCGACCCGTCCCACGTCGATCCCGAGTTCCATCGAGGAGGTACACACCAGCCCGTCGATCTCGCCGTCCTTGAACCGGTCTTCCACGTCGATCCGCGCCTCCTTCGACAGCGAGCCGTGGTGGACCTCGATCGGCTCGTCGAGGGCCTTGAACCGCGATCCCAGCGCCTCCGCCGTCTGGCGCGTGTTGACGAAGATCAGCGTCGACTCGTGGTCCGCGACCAAGTCACGGATCAGTCGGACGTGGCTGGCGATCTCCGCGTCCGTCGCCAACTCCCCCGCCAGCGCCTCGTCGGCCTCGGTCACCTCGGGTGACACCACGTCGAACGCCACGTCGCTGCCGGCGTCGATCTCGACGATCGTACAACCACGTGCGCCGGTGAGGAACCGCCCCACCTCCGCGGGGTCGCCGACGGTCGCGGAGAGGCCGATCCGCTGGTAGTCGTCGGCCAGCGCTCGGAGTCGCTCCATCGCCACCGTGAGTTGTGCGCCGCGCTTCGAGGCGGCGAGTTCGTGGACCTCGTCGATCACGAGGTGGCGTACGTCCGCCAGCGCGGTCCGGAGCTTCGACCCCGTGAGCATCGCCTGCAGCGTCTCCGGCGTCGTGACGAGCACGTCCGGCGGGTCCTCCGCCTGCCGTTGCCGCTGGTAGTCGGAGGTGTCGCCGTGTCGCACCTGTACGTCCAGCTCTAAGGTCTCGCCCCACCACTCCAGTCGCTCGCGCATGTCGCGGTTCAACGCCCGCAGCGGGGTGACGTACAGCGCCCCCATCCCGTCGGGCGGGTCGGCGGCGAGTGCGTCGAACACCGGGAGCATCGCCGTCTCCGTCTTCCCGGTTCCCGTCGGGGCGACGACGAGCCCGTGGTCCCCGTCGACGAGCGGTGGGATGGCGCGCCGCTGTGGCTCCGTCGGCGTCGTGAACCCCCGGTCCGACAGCGCCGACCGGACCGGCTCCCCCAGCGCGGCGAAGGCGTCCATCCCCTCGGCGACACCCGCGTCTGTCATCGACAGTGGTTGCGGCGGGAGGCGGTTAACGGTTTCTCGACGGGAGTCGTCGGGTCGCGAACGCCGCCGACGACCCGCCGACAGATCGACTCGCGACCGTCGGCGACGAACTGGCGACCGACCGACTCCCGATCGGAACCGCGACGCGACTCAGTCCAGGAACTCGCGCGCCGCGCTCTCGTCCTCGAAGATCCGCGTCTCGACACCGTCGAGTTTGCTCTGGAACGCCATCCCCTTGACGCGCTCCTCGACGACGACGGCCCACCGCGAGACACCCTCGTCGACGGCCACGTCGCCGGCGTGTTGGACGGCCTCGAACACGCCCGAGCCGATCGGGTTCTCCACGCGCAGCAGCGTCAGGATTCCGTCCACGTCCTCGCGCTCTAGCGTCGAAACGAACGCCTCGTTGATCGCCGCACCCGTCTCCGCGTCCAACTCCAGCGTCGCCGGCAGTTCCACCGTCACCACGCCGTCTTCGAACGTCAGAGTCCAGTCTCCCTCGGTCGCCGTCGTCCGCGTCGCACGAGTCGTGCTCATGTACGGTTCACACGAGGGACCGATCCCACCCAAACCGTGTGTCCAACTACAGAGACGCCAGGTTCCGGAGTGTCTAACTACAGAGAACCGGTCGGTTCCGGGTCGGTTCTCGGCTGTGAGAGACGTACACACGGCCGGAGTGGCGGGTGACGAGACGTACACACGGCCGGAGTGGCGGGTGACGAGACGGGGGACATGACCGTCTCTCGGGACGTGTCACCGACGGACTTAGGTCGGGAGCCGACGACGCCGGACCGATGAGCGAACGCGACGCGATCCTCGACGGGACCGAGACCGCCAACCGGGCAGACGACGGGCTCGCACTCGGGACGACCATCGGCGGGTTCTACGAGCGAATCGACGACGTGGCGGCGTGGTCGCCCGAGACGGGTGGGTTCGACTT
This window encodes:
- the purM gene encoding phosphoribosylformylglycinamidine cyclo-ligase; its protein translation is MDGADGASDDGVSGDETTDHEAPGASANEGAPDETTDGESSEGLTYAAAGVDIAESEAATAALVDAVGGPGTDGDYAGLVEVGDHYLGLATDGVGTKLLVARALADYSTIGIDCIAMNVNDLVAAGVDPVAFVDYLAVEEPDDDVAAQIGAGLREGADRAGVSLLGGETAVMPDVITDLDLAGTCAGFTPQDAVFPGTAQPGDALVGWASTGIHSNGLTLAREAVTREHAYEDPCPFGDYDTLGEALLEPTAIYTDLLEPMRAHGVHAAAHVTGGGWTNLERLGTYRYEVTDPWPAQPVFEFVQEAGNVSDEEMHRTFNVGTGFVAALPADRAESLAADTDGRVIGRVTEGDAVAIRGLEL
- a CDS encoding Lrp/AsnC family transcriptional regulator; translation: MVSAFVMVKTATGEVEAVTDRIDEMAAVTETHVVAGDFDVIVEVETAEMYEVMETVASAIHDIAGVEETKTYVSMG
- a CDS encoding TrkA family potassium uptake protein gives rise to the protein MRFIVIGAGRVGLRTARVLREEGHDVTLVEADEDRAARAETDGFEVIVGDGSREDLLVEAGVESADAVGALTGDLNTNFAACLVAKHHGCRTVMRIDEDYREGIYQKYAEEVDEIVYPERLGAIGAKNALLGGNLRAIADVAEHLQVVLFTITDDTPMKGYNLSEVTLPSEARILAFGKAGESMGIPLPDDSLETGDRVAVLADFEVLGDVRQLLLGEGDETAETAVAVEGGGEA
- a CDS encoding Lrp/AsnC family transcriptional regulator — protein: MVKSNTGEADRVKEALADLEDVTEAHIVAGDVDFIAKVVTESPGDVKRVAAGAIQDIRGVERTQTYIAMD
- a CDS encoding methyltransferase domain-containing protein, which produces MTRSVGSWDDGEPVPRSEPMRAVYDEAYLTVPNWDVGYPQAPFRWLTERGLVRSPVLDLGCGTGELSIYLARLGYEVLGIDISGRAVAEARRRAAGRGVDTPFLRLDALALGTLVESGFQFRTVLDSATFHVFDTWERDRLAETLTDLVPRDGLFCVLGDRRSAPRPTYGITPEEVTRRFQRAGAWERLFAYETGFQRRWGSSPAYFVGLRRL
- a CDS encoding DEAD/DEAH box helicase codes for the protein MTDAGVAEGMDAFAALGEPVRSALSDRGFTTPTEPQRRAIPPLVDGDHGLVVAPTGTGKTETAMLPVFDALAADPPDGMGALYVTPLRALNRDMRERLEWWGETLELDVQVRHGDTSDYQRQRQAEDPPDVLVTTPETLQAMLTGSKLRTALADVRHLVIDEVHELAASKRGAQLTVAMERLRALADDYQRIGLSATVGDPAEVGRFLTGARGCTIVEIDAGSDVAFDVVSPEVTEADEALAGELATDAEIASHVRLIRDLVADHESTLIFVNTRQTAEALGSRFKALDEPIEVHHGSLSKEARIDVEDRFKDGEIDGLVCTSSMELGIDVGRVDHVVQYNSPREVTRLLQRVGRAGHRRDEVSTGTIVTDHPDDTLEALAIARRAVAGEVETAGIHHGSLDVVANQVVGIVMDREDGVDARAAYELVTDAYPFRELAPAQFREVVRELDGNRVVWLDEERDRIETSGGTWQYFYRNLSMIPDEETYEVYDISARRQVGTLDERFVVNFAEPGEAFIQRGEMWRINDVDDEEARVNVAPIEDPAGEVPSWTGQEIPVPAGVANEVGEMRSVAAPQFERGAATETVAREFTARYPTDEHTAAVGLEQIQRHAAAGAPVPTANRLVVEGRGREIVVNSPYGHEVNRTLGRLLSALIGQRTGSSVGMEADPYRVELEVPSRTDPGTVIEILEETDPNHVEGLLELALKNSDTLKFTLAHVAAKFGALKRYDADRRFGGDRLLAALEDTPVFDEAVREVFHTELATAETAALLERIQSGDVDVAAARDHTPIGTGGRSSGRELLVPENADASVIETLKDRVLSDRVILLCVHCTEWRSERTVGSVSDEPTCPACGSTRIAALNPWDDETVAAVRADEKDDEQHRRTQRAHRAANLVQAHGQQAVIALAARGVGPTNAARVIGKLREDEDEFYRDLLEQERQYARTQQFW